Proteins found in one Plasmodium relictum strain SGS1 genome assembly, chromosome: 13 genomic segment:
- a CDS encoding RNA-binding protein Nova-1, putative produces MEEKNHSEKRNKTNGSLCFVKMLVNNLVAGSVIGKNGSIITSIENKTGCNLKLSPTNSYFPNTQERVLVLCGKQEQINSALLIILDKIRQITSNHFHDKQNPNTTPKYTCRIVVPKSAVSAIIGKGGQQIKQLQDSTGSKIQISSREDGLNERIITIIGTFESISDTALKVANSIQSDPNLKDLLNVIYNKESNYNSRALTHSFINQLHLNGYVIPQQYGVFQHDQYMDVSMMNSLMRHSRDLFNLPCEISIQIPDEFIGSVIGKNGSRLTNIMNSTGAQIRISRKGELIPGTTDRKVRIMGTVAAVHAAHVLLLQRLESVYMQIRTMQVKCDA; encoded by the coding sequence ATGGAAGAAAAGAATCATtcagaaaaaagaaataaaacgAATGGATCATTGTGTTTTGTAAAGATGCTAGTCAATAATTTAGTTGCTGGTTCTGTGATAGGTAAAAATGGTTCTATAATTACAagtatagaaaataaaacagGTTGCAATTTAAAGTTATCACCTACTAATTCTTATTTTCCTAATACACAAGAAAGAGTATTGGTATTATGTGGAAAACAAGAGCAAATAAATAGTGctcttttaataattttagatAAAATTAGACAAATAACATCTAATCATTTCCATGATAAGCAAAATCCAAATACAACACCAAAGTATACATGTAGAATAGTTGTACCAAAGTCAGCAGTAAGTGCAATAATTGGTAAGGGAGGACAGCAAATCAAGCAATTACAAGATTCTACTGGATCAAAAATTCAAATATCAAGCCGCGAAGATGGTTTAAATGAAAGAATAATTACTATAATTGGGACATTTGAATCTATTAGTGATACGGCTTTGAAAGTTGCAAACTCTATACAAAGTGATCctaatttaaaagatttattaaatgttatttataataaagaatCAAATTATAATTCACGTGCGTTAACTCATAGCTTTATTAATCAATTACATTTAAATGGATATGTTATACCACAACAATATGGAGTTTTTCAGCATGATCAATATATGGATGTAAGTATGATGAATTCTCTAATGAGACATAGTCgtgatttatttaatttaccATGTGAAATATCTATACAAATTCCTGACGAATTCATTGGATCTGTTATAGGAAAAAATGGCTCTAGACTTACAAACATTATGAATAGTACAGGTGCACAAATAAGAATAAGTAGAAAAGGGGAGCTAATACCTGGAACTACTGATAGAAAAGTCAGAATAATGGGAACAGTTGCAGCTGTACATGCAGCGCATGTTTTGCTATTACAACGATTAGAATCTGTTTATATGCAAATCAGAACCATGCAAGTGAAATGCGATGCATGA
- a CDS encoding DNA-directed RNA polymerase I/III subunit, putative has protein sequence MEEKKYFENLKTLTHATFCFESEDHTLGNCLRCILLQKEGVEFAGYTVPHPTQAEINVRIQTTGKPALNILKESLDDLANTCDIMLNKFNDVLKYAY, from the exons atggaagaaaaaaaatattttgaaaatttgaAAACTTTGACCCACGCTACATTTTGTTTTGAAAGTGAAGATCATACTTTAG GAAATTGCTTACGTTGTATCTTACTTCAAAAAGAAGGTGTAGAGTTTGCTGGATACACAGTACCTCATCCAACGCAAGCAGAGATTAATGTTAGGATTCAAACAACAG ggaAACCagctttaaatattttaaaagaatccTTAGATGATCTCGCCAATACATGTGATATTATGTTGAACAAGTTTAATGATGTATTAAAATATGCTTattga
- a CDS encoding uracil-DNA glycosylase, putative, with amino-acid sequence MNKIKVQKTIDCFFTRKRQKITSTEIKGSDEKCTDTIIHNYLKDSEKKENDDKKRKIMNEDKLENMKIINDTNLNITKITENEANKNEQTYDYIEEIRKLMHIEWFEELKDELKKSYFKNMYLKIKEERKFKVIYPPEKLVFNAFLKTPLSKIKAVIVGQDPYHQKNQAMGLCFSVPVGIKIPPSLKNILKEIKQKSSHGNLISWSEQGVFLLNTSLTVEENKPASHKNYGWETFTDKVINIINEKKEKIVFMLWGNFAFKKCSKIDVGKHYILKAGHPSPLSIKHFENCDHFNKCNKILIENNLDPIKWELPQ; translated from the coding sequence atgaataaaataaaagttcaAAAAACAATAGATTGCTTTTTTACTCGTAAAAGACAGAAAATCACAAGTACAGAAATTAAGGGAAGTGATGAGAAATGTACAGATACTATtatacataattatttaaaagattcagaaaaaaaagaaaatgatgataagaaaaggaaaattatgaatgaagataaattagaaaatatgaaaattattaatgatactaatttaaatattacaaaaattaCGGAAAATGAAGCAAACAAAAATGAACAAACCTATGATTATATAGaagaaataagaaaattaatgCATATAGAATGGTTTGAAGAACTAAAggatgaattaaaaaaaagttattttaaaaatatgtatttaaaaataaaggaagaaagaaaatttaaagttATTTACCCACCTGAGAAATTAGTTTTTAATGCTTTTTTGAAAACACCTTTATCAAAAATAAAGGCAGTTATAGTAGGTCAGGATCCTTACCATCAAAAAAACCAAGCAATGGGATTATGTTTTTCCGTACCTGTTGGTATTAAAATACCACCAAGtttaaaaaacattttaaaagaaataaaacaaaaaagtaGCCATGGGAATTTAATTAGTTGGTCAGAGCAAGgagtttttttattaaatacttCTCTAACTGTTGAAGAAAACAAACCAGCAtctcataaaaattatggaTGGGAAACATTTACTGATAaagttattaatataataaatgaaaaaaaagaaaaaattgtttttatgTTATGGGGTAATTTTGCCTTTAAAAAATGCTCTAAAATTGATGTAGGAaaacattatatattaaaagctGGACACCCATCTCCATTAAGTATAAAGCATTTTGAAAATTGTGatcattttaataaatgtaataaaattCTTATTGAAAATAACTTAGATCCAATTAAATGGGAATTGCCAcaataa
- a CDS encoding ATP-dependent protease, putative produces MLFSFKFLKYKRKEFFKVRFFSRSSKIVNENDIKLIKEIEGFALMNKPLFPGLSYVLNCDKSIIKNLENYEKKKIYIGLFFSRKAEKEETFDLFSDGELNESISLKNKKNEQETSKFIRKDIDYIHNLSDVYSYGCIGLIKQVIYDESTNNEIHTNKDNIVNSRIKNNRDNSSINNNLSYNNNVNNDSINNGRNFIFNKFNNICRIIVELLEKIKIKNWNENNMIEFDVIKPERYDINNKNIKIYHIEIINKIKEIINMNSINNYEYNLLLKYFNIKNINSLVNFIGNITINKNSTIQDMFESNNIEEKLKKCLHLLNEDIFMLKMKKELTSDLNEKFAKEKKELIIKEYINSLKNKIRQKSDHEVLCENFLNKFNTIKKYLNSEANIIISREINKFLLYNENCNDYSSTYQYLNTVLSIPYNKYQPLNEDINKCEILLNKSHHGLNDVKKYILEYLCTYILNKNVKPKILLLVGYPGTGKTSICKSISKCLNIPYYVINMNNINNMNELIGHRKTYVNSYEGKIVQSLISTNVMNPLIILDEFDKVSYVNTNIYNTFLNIFDTNQNKLFKDQYINISIDISNIFFICTANTVENIPDVLLDRMEIINIYPYTNIEKVHIFKNYLKKKIELETKITDRYLHISDEFLLYIIYNYTNENGLRQFYNVIYNIYKRRAYMLLKGNTKEISITLNNLNHFINLDSIKNKKSKENHNFEGTLKSLAFTDSGGQVVIIEVSSLANNFLSKSCFPNYKTSYKNYDQFQSKYNEHHHCNMENYNNKSDIKDNNIENYNNNNTCYNIRNNNYECLNNEYCNINNNNSLTKERYEKNDLPFSILGSDLSLIDKNEISKNNFYNLSAMKNPLSSSGYNCDKENMREMLAKDGNEFKNINQGTYLYENNSFSLKEDKYFYSNGYNKKDDVDFNNKNRFKKINFNTNIIITGNVGKIMQESIIIANTYSINLLNQIIPNFQSDYLHINLSECDIKKDGPSAGVNFVTSILSYYLKIAVDNSLCMTGEISLNGCILKIGGLIEKVIVAKNHGIRTLIIPRDNAHEYELLPNHIKENMNVLYVYHYYQIFNMLFNKYNEYKY; encoded by the coding sequence atgttattttcttttaaattcttaaaatataagagaaaagaattttttaaagttagATTTTTTTCTCGTTCATCAAAAATtgttaatgaaaatgatataaaattaataaaagaaattgaaGGTTTTGCTCTTATGAACAAACCACTTTTTCCTGGACTTTCTTATGTTTTGAACTGTGATAAaagtattataaaaaatttggaaaattatgaaaagaaaaaaatatatattggtcttttttttagtagaaaagcagaaaaagaagaaacgTTCGATTTATTTAGTGATGGAGAACTTAATGAAagtatttctttaaaaaataaaaaaaatgaacaagAAACGAGTAAATTTATAAGGAAAGATATTGACTATATCCATAATTTAAGTGATGTTTATAGTTATGGATGTATTGGTTTAATTAAACAAGTTATTTATGATGAAAGTACAAATAACGAAATACACactaataaagataatatagTTAACAGTAGAATAAAGAACAATAGAGATAACAGtagtattaataataatttaagttACAATAATAACGTAAATAATGATAGTATAAATAATGGcagaaattttattttcaataaatttAACAATATATGTAGAATTATTGTtgaattattagaaaaaataaaaataaaaaattggaatgaaaataatatgataGAATTTGATGTAATAAAGCCTGAAAGATacgatataaataataagaacataaaaatatatcatatagaaattataaataaaataaaagaaataataaacatgaatagtataaataattatgaatataatttattattaaaatatttcaatattAAGAATATAAATAGTTTAGTGAATTTTATAGGTAATAtaacaataaataaaaatagcaCAATTCAAGATATGTTTGAAAGTAAtaatatagaagaaaaattaaaaaaatgtttacatttattaaatgaagatatttttatgttaaaaatgaaaaaagaattaactagtgatttaaatgaaaaatttgcaaaagaaaaaaaagaattgataataaaagaatatattaatagtttaaaaaataaaattcgtCAAAAAAGTGATCATGAGGTTCTATGCgaaaactttttaaataaatttaatactataaaaaaatatttaaatagtgaagctaatataattatttctcgagagattaataaatttttattatataacgAAAATTGTAATGATTATTCATCTACTTATCAGTATTTGAATACTGTTTTAAGTATTCCCTACAATAAATATCAACCATTAAATGAAGATATAAATAAGTgtgaaattttattaaataaaagtcATCATGGATTAAATGATGttaaaaagtatatacttgaatatttatgtacatatatattaaataaaaatgtgaaACCcaaaatacttttattagTTGGTTATCCAGGTACCGGGAAAACTTCTATTTGTAAATCTATTAGTAAATGTTTGAATATTCCATATTatgtaataaatatgaataatataaataatatgaatgaaTTAATTGGTCATAGAAAAACTTATGTGAATAGTTATGAAGGAAAAATAGTACAATCATTAATATCAACCAATGTTATGAATCCACTAATTATACTGGATGAATTTGATAAAGTTTCTTATGTAAATAccaatatttataatacttttttaaatatttttgataCTAATCAAAacaaattatttaaagatcaatatataaatatttctattgATATTtctaacattttttttatttgtactGCTAATACAGTAGAAAATATTCCTGATGTTTTATTAGACAGAATGgagataataaatatatatcctTACActaatatagaaaaagttcatattttcaaaaattatttaaaaaaaaaaatagaattggAAACAAAAATTACAGACagatatttacatatatcagatgaatttttattatatattatttataattatactAATGAAAATGGGTTAAGACAATTTTACAatgtaatttataatatttataaaagaagGGCATATATGCTATTAAAAGGAAATACAAAAGAAATTAGTAtaacattaaataatttaaatcattttataaatttggATTCTATTAAGAATAAGAAAAGTAAAGAAAATCACAATTTTGAAGGTACGTTAAAATCATTAGCTTTTACTGATAGTGGTGGTCAAGTAGTTATAATAGAAGTGTCAAGTTTAGCAAATAACTTTTTATCAAAAAGTTGTTTTCCTAATTATAAAACaagttataaaaattatgatcaATTTCAaagtaaatataatgaaCATCACCATTGTAATAtggaaaattataataataaaagcgatataaaagataataatattgaaaattataataataataacacaTGTTATAATATcagaaataataattacgAATGTCTTAATAATGAATATTGCAAcatcaataataataattctttaaCGAAAGAaagatatgaaaaaaatgatttaccATTTTCTATATTAGGTAGTGATTTATCtttaattgataaaaatgaaataagtaaaaacaatttttataatttatcaGCCATGAAAAATCCATTATCATCTTCAGGCTATAACTGTGATAAGGAAAATATGCGCGAGATGTTGGCTAAAGATGgcaatgaatttaaaaatattaatcaaGGTACATATCTTTATGAAAACAATTCTTTTTCACTTAAAGAagataaatatttctatagTAATGgatacaataaaaaagatgatgtggattttaataataaaaatagatttaaaaaaatcaattttaatactaatattataataactGGAAATGTTGGTAAAATAATGCAAGAAAGTATAATAATCGCAAATACATATTCCATTAATTTACTCAATCAAATTATTCCAAATTTTCAAAGTGATTATTTGCATATAAACTTAAGTGAAtgtgatataaaaaaagacgGACCAAGTGCAGGTGTAAATTTTGTTACATCGATTTTATCATATTACTTGAAAATAGCAGTAGATAATTCTTTATGTATGACTGGTGAAATAAGTTTAAACGgatgtattttaaaaataggaGGATTAATAGAAAAAGTTATTGTAGCTAAAAATCATGGAATACGTACTTTAATAATACCTAGAGATAATGCTCATGAATATGAATTATTACCAAACCATATTAAAGAAAACATGAATGTTTTATATGTTTATCACTATTAccaaatttttaatatgctttttaataaatataatgagTATAAATACtag
- the SNRPB gene encoding small nuclear ribonucleoprotein-associated protein B, putative — protein MGKNSRLETWLHYRVRVTVSDTRYFVGTFLSYDRHMNIVLVDAEEFRKIKDQETGFKEIKRVVGLILIRGENIVSFTAEQGPINKKSINTVINKGIATGRGVPLNNYVPMQNNFNANLTNPISNMPTGITLNASTTKNLTPPVNPNFRTPNAPVNNSRPMIPLNIPMNQPMPNPNNMQQRLPHQVPPQLPFPPNIKPPTE, from the exons atgggaaAAAATTCACGCTTGGAAACATGGTTACATTATAGAGTTAGGGTTACTGTTAGTGATACTAGATATTTTGTTGGTACTTTTCTGTCATATGATAGGCACATGAATATAGTTTTAGTTGATGCTGAAGAgtttagaaaaataaaagatcaAGAAACTGGTTTTaaa gaAATAAAGAGAGTAGTTggtttaattttaataagagGAGAAAATATTGTTTCATTTACAGCTGAACAAGGAcctattaataaaaaatctaTAAACACTGTAATAAATAAAGGAATAGCTACAGGAAGAGGTGTACCATTAAATAACTATGTTCCTAtgcaaaataattttaatgctAACTTAACAAACCCTATTAGTAATATGCCAACAGGTATTACATTAAATGCTAGTAcaacaaaaaatttaacaCCACCTGTCAATCCAAATTTCAGGACTCCAAATGCTCCAGTAAATAATTCAAGACCTATGATTCCTTTAAATATTCCTATGAATCAACCAATGCCAAATCCTAATAATATGCAACAAAGATTACCTCATCAAGTACCACCTCAGTTACCATTTCCTCCTAACATTAAACCTCCAactgaataa